The following proteins are encoded in a genomic region of Aquella oligotrophica:
- the tpiA gene encoding triose-phosphate isomerase — translation MGKLVIANWKMNGDLNKVNSDLSYYANHPATNKSNVVLALPYLYIVWAKHILLNNSLIRIAAQDLSHYRDCGAYTGKINGSMLKDAGVNYVLVGHSERRSLLGENGQILVDKLINAFDNKLVPILCVGESIFNREAGDYLEFIEEQLSGLMQIPQLKEMIIAYEPCWAIGTGKIPTLLEIQEVADFIHSYMQKNFPYAKIAVLYGGSVTSQNAHEILAIANVNGVLVGGASLKTADFTAICENV, via the coding sequence ATGGGTAAACTGGTTATAGCTAACTGGAAAATGAATGGTGACCTAAATAAGGTTAATTCTGATTTGAGCTACTATGCTAATCACCCTGCTACAAATAAATCAAATGTTGTGCTGGCACTACCATATCTGTATATTGTCTGGGCAAAACATATTCTTCTTAATAACTCATTGATAAGAATTGCTGCCCAGGATTTGAGTCATTACCGTGATTGCGGAGCTTATACTGGAAAAATCAATGGAAGCATGCTAAAAGATGCTGGAGTTAACTATGTCTTAGTTGGTCACTCCGAACGGCGCAGTTTACTTGGTGAAAATGGGCAGATTCTTGTTGATAAACTAATTAATGCTTTTGATAATAAACTTGTACCAATTTTATGTGTTGGAGAATCAATCTTTAATCGTGAGGCAGGCGATTATTTGGAGTTTATTGAAGAGCAACTGTCTGGTTTGATGCAAATTCCTCAACTAAAAGAAATGATTATAGCGTATGAGCCGTGTTGGGCAATCGGTACTGGCAAAATTCCAACTCTTCTTGAGATACAAGAAGTAGCGGATTTTATTCACAGCTACATGCAAAAAAACTTCCCGTATGCTAAAATAGCTGTTTTGTATGGTGGAAGTGTAACTAGTCAAAATGCACATGAAATACTTGCTATTGCCAATGTTAATGGGGTATTAGTGGGTGGGGCTTCGCTAAAAACAGCCGATTTTACAGCAATTTGTGAGAATGTTTAG
- the secG gene encoding preprotein translocase subunit SecG translates to MEIIKTLLWIIQIVSAISVIILVLLQQGKGADAGATFGSGGSSSLFGASGSANFLSRSTAIGAAIFFVTTLALVLISSNGRVGDLGVMANMTNAGKTSASQVVASQVAASQPSTSKKAATAKKETGNQIPD, encoded by the coding sequence ATGGAAATTATAAAAACGTTATTGTGGATTATTCAGATAGTTTCAGCTATTTCTGTAATTATATTGGTTTTACTTCAGCAGGGTAAAGGTGCGGATGCCGGTGCTACCTTCGGTTCTGGTGGTTCTTCCTCTTTGTTTGGTGCTAGTGGCTCAGCTAATTTTTTAAGCCGCTCAACAGCAATTGGTGCAGCAATATTTTTTGTAACTACCCTAGCTTTGGTTCTTATCTCAAGTAATGGGCGTGTTGGCGATCTTGGGGTTATGGCAAATATGACAAATGCAGGTAAGACTTCAGCGAGTCAAGTGGTTGCATCGCAAGTTGCTGCCAGTCAGCCATCAACTAGTAAGAAAGCAGCCACAGCTAAAAAAGAAACAGGGAATCAGATTCCAGATTGA
- a CDS encoding NADH-quinone oxidoreductase subunit A encodes MVYTSYFPILFFMLLATIMGSIMIVAGRLLGRHKPDDQKNSPYECGFEAFEDARVKFDVRYYLIAIIFILFDLEVAFLLPWALVFRHLGMYGFVVMAVFLTILIAGFVYVWKKGALEWE; translated from the coding sequence ATGGTTTATACTTCATATTTTCCAATTCTTTTCTTTATGTTGCTGGCGACTATTATGGGATCCATAATGATTGTTGCCGGACGTCTTCTTGGTCGTCATAAGCCTGATGATCAGAAAAATTCGCCATATGAGTGTGGTTTTGAGGCGTTTGAGGATGCACGGGTTAAATTTGATGTTCGCTATTATTTGATAGCGATTATTTTTATTTTATTTGATCTTGAGGTTGCATTTTTATTACCTTGGGCATTAGTATTTCGTCATCTGGGAATGTATGGCTTTGTCGTTATGGCGGTATTTTTGACGATATTAATCGCTGGCTTTGTATATGTCTGGAAAAAAGGAGCGTTAGAATGGGAATAG
- a CDS encoding NuoB/complex I 20 kDa subunit family protein, with translation MGIEGVLKEGFVTTTADKLINWARTGSLWPMTFGLACCAVEMMHIGAARYDLDRFGAVFRPSPRQSDVMIVAGTLCNKMAPALRKVYDQMPEPRWVISMGSCANGGGYYHYSYSVVRGCDRIVPVDIYIPGCPPAAEALMYGIIQLQNKIRRDSTIARKSA, from the coding sequence ATGGGAATAGAGGGAGTTCTAAAAGAAGGCTTTGTTACAACTACCGCTGATAAGTTGATTAATTGGGCGAGGACAGGTTCGCTTTGGCCAATGACATTTGGTTTGGCTTGTTGTGCAGTGGAAATGATGCATATTGGTGCTGCTCGTTATGATCTAGATCGTTTTGGGGCGGTTTTTCGTCCTTCTCCACGTCAGTCAGATGTTATGATTGTTGCGGGTACGCTTTGTAATAAAATGGCACCTGCTTTACGCAAAGTTTACGATCAGATGCCTGAGCCGCGTTGGGTAATCTCAATGGGGTCGTGTGCTAATGGTGGTGGGTATTATCACTACTCTTATTCAGTTGTACGTGGCTGTGATCGCATTGTTCCTGTTGATATTTATATTCCTGGATGTCCACCAGCTGCTGAGGCTCTGATGTACGGAATAATCCAGTTGCAAAATAAAATTCGTCGTGATTCTACAATTGCCAGAAAGAGTGCCTGA
- a CDS encoding NADH-quinone oxidoreductase subunit C: MSKLDRLEAALVEVAGNIYSNLYRHYNEITIEVSPDRLIELMNKLALNDKLSFEQCQDVCGVDYLSYKNEEKSEDALRFAVVYHLLSQKYNWRLRVKTFATNNEFPIVPSVVDIWSSVNWFERETFDLYGIVFEGHPDLRRILTDYGFIGHPFRKDFPLSGYVEMRYDEEQKRVIYQPVTIEPREITPRIIREEGYGGRN, translated from the coding sequence ATGAGTAAATTAGATAGACTGGAAGCAGCTTTAGTTGAGGTTGCTGGTAATATATACAGTAATTTATATCGCCATTATAATGAAATTACCATTGAGGTAAGCCCTGATCGATTAATTGAGCTTATGAATAAGCTTGCTTTAAATGATAAACTTAGTTTTGAGCAATGTCAGGATGTCTGTGGGGTTGATTATTTAAGCTATAAAAACGAAGAAAAATCTGAAGATGCCTTGCGTTTTGCAGTTGTTTACCATCTTTTATCACAGAAATATAACTGGCGTTTACGTGTAAAAACCTTTGCTACTAATAATGAATTTCCAATTGTGCCTTCTGTGGTTGATATCTGGAGCTCAGTTAATTGGTTTGAACGCGAAACTTTTGATTTATATGGTATTGTATTTGAGGGGCATCCGGATTTGCGTCGGATTCTTACTGATTATGGATTTATTGGGCATCCATTCCGTAAGGATTTCCCTTTATCAGGATATGTTGAGATGCGCTATGATGAAGAACAAAAGCGCGTTATTTATCAACCGGTAACAATTGAGCCGCGTGAAATTACACCGCGCATTATACGTGAGGAGGGCTACGGTGGCAGAAATTAA
- a CDS encoding NADH-quinone oxidoreductase subunit D, whose translation MAEIKNYTLNFGPQHPSAHGVLRLVLELDGEVIQRADPHIGLLHRATEKLSEHKTFIQALPYMDRLDYVSMMCNEHAYCLAIEKLMGLEVPIRAQYIRVMFAEITRILNHLMWIGAHALDIGAMAVFLYAFREREDLMDCYEAVSGARMHAAYFRPGGVYRDLPETMPKYTESKVKTKKQIDALNRARQGSLLDFIEDFANRFDKCVDEYETLITDNRIWKQRTVGIGVVTPERALNLGFSGPMVRGSGLAWDLRKKQPYDVYADLDFDIPIGKNGDSYDRYLVRVAELRESNKIIKQCVAWLKNNPGPVIVDDHKVAPPHREKMKYGMEELIHHFKLFTEGMHVPEGEVYQAVEHPKGEFGIYLVSDGGNKPYRLKIKAPGYAHLAALDEMSRGHMIADVVAIIGTQDIVFGEIDR comes from the coding sequence GTGGCAGAAATTAAGAACTACACCCTGAATTTTGGGCCGCAACATCCGTCTGCCCACGGGGTTTTACGTTTGGTACTTGAGCTAGATGGTGAAGTAATTCAGCGTGCGGATCCACACATTGGATTGCTGCATCGTGCGACTGAAAAACTTTCTGAGCATAAGACATTTATTCAAGCTTTGCCATATATGGATAGGCTTGATTATGTATCAATGATGTGTAATGAGCATGCTTATTGTCTAGCTATTGAGAAGCTAATGGGGCTTGAAGTTCCTATTCGTGCTCAGTATATCCGGGTTATGTTTGCTGAGATTACGCGTATCTTGAATCACCTAATGTGGATTGGTGCACATGCTCTAGATATTGGTGCAATGGCGGTATTCCTTTATGCTTTCCGTGAGCGTGAAGATCTTATGGATTGCTACGAAGCTGTTTCAGGTGCTCGGATGCATGCGGCATATTTTAGACCAGGTGGTGTTTATCGCGATTTACCTGAAACTATGCCAAAATATACAGAATCAAAAGTAAAAACTAAAAAACAGATTGATGCTTTAAATAGGGCACGTCAAGGAAGTTTACTTGATTTTATTGAAGATTTTGCAAATCGGTTTGATAAATGTGTTGATGAATATGAAACCTTAATTACTGATAACCGGATTTGGAAGCAGAGGACAGTTGGTATTGGTGTTGTTACCCCAGAACGTGCTTTAAATTTAGGTTTTTCTGGTCCTATGGTACGTGGTTCAGGTCTAGCTTGGGATTTACGTAAAAAACAACCGTATGACGTATATGCTGATTTAGATTTTGATATTCCAATCGGTAAAAATGGTGATAGCTATGATCGTTATTTGGTACGTGTAGCAGAATTACGTGAGTCGAATAAAATCATTAAACAGTGTGTGGCTTGGCTAAAAAATAATCCTGGTCCAGTTATAGTTGATGATCACAAAGTAGCTCCACCGCATCGTGAAAAAATGAAATACGGAATGGAAGAGCTAATTCATCATTTTAAATTGTTTACTGAGGGTATGCATGTACCTGAAGGTGAAGTTTATCAGGCTGTTGAACATCCTAAAGGTGAGTTTGGAATTTATCTTGTTTCCGATGGTGGCAATAAACCATACCGCTTAAAAATTAAAGCACCGGGTTATGCTCATTTGGCGGCGCTTGATGAAATGAGTCGTGGACATATGATTGCTGACGTAGTTGCAATTATTGGTACTCAAGATATCGTATTTGGGGAGATTGATAGATAA
- the nuoE gene encoding NADH-quinone oxidoreductase subunit NuoE gives MLSQESLQKIDVELAKYPAEQRRSATMSALRIAQQELGWLSPETMEFVASYLRIPATQVMEVATFYGMYNLKPVGKYKITVCTNLPCALRGGVNSIEYLEDKLGIKVGETTSDGKFTLMEGECMGACGDAPVLLLNNHKMCSFMTPEAIDKKLAELM, from the coding sequence ATGTTATCTCAGGAATCATTACAGAAAATTGATGTTGAGTTGGCTAAATATCCAGCAGAACAACGTAGAAGTGCAACAATGTCTGCGCTGAGAATTGCTCAGCAAGAATTAGGTTGGTTATCTCCAGAAACAATGGAGTTTGTTGCTAGTTATTTACGGATACCTGCTACTCAAGTGATGGAGGTAGCAACTTTTTATGGGATGTATAATCTCAAGCCAGTTGGTAAATATAAAATTACCGTTTGTACTAATCTTCCATGTGCATTGCGTGGTGGGGTTAATTCTATTGAATACCTTGAAGACAAATTAGGTATAAAAGTAGGTGAGACTACTTCGGATGGTAAATTTACCTTGATGGAAGGTGAGTGCATGGGGGCATGTGGTGATGCTCCGGTATTGTTGCTAAATAATCATAAAATGTGTAGTTTTATGACTCCTGAAGCAATTGATAAAAAATTAGCGGAATTAATGTAG
- the nuoF gene encoding NADH-quinone oxidoreductase subunit NuoF → MAIYHSGVIFADVDTHDPDCWKLNNYIKRGGYQALKRIIGSKVPAEEVIAEMKTSGLRGRGGAGFPTGLKWSFMPRTMPGQKYIMCNSDEGEPGTFKDRDILAFNPHAVIEGMIIAGYSIGASAGYNYIHGEIFELYQRFEEALAEARAAGFLGKNILDSGFEFELHAHHGYGAYICGDETALLNSVEGHKGQPRFKPPFPAGYGLYGKPTTINNTESLASVPFILRDGGQTFMDKGIPNNGGTKLFSISGHVERPGNYEIPLGTPFSKLLEMAGGMRGGKKMKAVIPGGSSAPVLPAEIMMDCNMDYDSIAKAGSMLGSGAVIVMDEDVCMVKALERLSYFYHEESCGQCTPCREGTGWLYQIVHRIETGQGRAGDLELLNSLGNQMAGRTICALSDAAVFPVRSFTKHFRNEFEYHIENKKCMVNHRWC, encoded by the coding sequence ATGGCAATTTATCATAGCGGTGTTATATTTGCCGATGTGGATACGCATGATCCCGATTGCTGGAAATTGAATAATTATATCAAGCGCGGTGGTTATCAGGCGCTTAAGCGTATCATTGGTTCAAAAGTTCCTGCTGAAGAAGTTATTGCAGAAATGAAAACATCCGGCTTACGTGGTCGTGGTGGTGCAGGATTCCCGACTGGACTTAAATGGAGCTTTATGCCACGTACAATGCCTGGTCAAAAATACATCATGTGTAATAGTGATGAGGGTGAGCCTGGTACTTTTAAAGATCGTGATATTCTTGCATTTAATCCCCATGCAGTAATTGAGGGTATGATTATTGCTGGTTATTCGATCGGGGCATCAGCTGGCTATAACTATATTCATGGTGAGATTTTTGAGCTGTATCAAAGGTTTGAGGAAGCACTTGCAGAGGCGCGTGCTGCAGGTTTTTTAGGGAAAAATATTCTGGACTCCGGATTTGAGTTTGAATTACATGCCCACCATGGTTATGGTGCCTATATTTGTGGCGATGAAACTGCATTATTAAATTCAGTTGAAGGGCATAAAGGTCAACCGCGATTTAAGCCGCCTTTCCCGGCTGGTTATGGTTTATACGGTAAGCCAACTACAATTAATAATACTGAATCTCTTGCATCAGTTCCATTTATTCTACGTGATGGTGGACAGACATTTATGGATAAGGGTATTCCAAATAATGGTGGAACTAAATTATTCTCAATTTCTGGACATGTAGAGCGTCCTGGTAATTATGAAATTCCCTTGGGAACGCCGTTTAGCAAATTACTAGAAATGGCTGGTGGTATGCGTGGCGGTAAAAAAATGAAAGCTGTAATTCCTGGTGGATCGTCAGCGCCAGTTTTACCAGCAGAAATCATGATGGATTGTAATATGGATTATGATTCGATTGCCAAAGCGGGTTCTATGCTTGGATCTGGTGCTGTGATTGTTATGGATGAAGATGTCTGTATGGTTAAAGCACTTGAGCGACTTTCTTATTTTTATCATGAAGAAAGTTGTGGCCAATGTACTCCATGTCGTGAGGGAACAGGCTGGCTATATCAGATCGTTCATCGTATTGAAACTGGGCAGGGAAGAGCTGGAGACCTTGAGTTATTGAATAGTCTTGGAAATCAGATGGCAGGACGTACAATTTGTGCTTTGTCGGATGCGGCAGTTTTCCCGGTACGTAGTTTTACTAAGCATTTTAGAAATGAATTTGAATATCATATCGAAAACAAAAAATGTATGGTAAATCATCGCTGGTGTTAA